The following are from one region of the Alkalimarinus sediminis genome:
- the fur gene encoding ferric iron uptake transcriptional regulator, translating to MVQENHELRKAGLKVTLPRVKILNMLENADEHHMSAEDVYKALLDAGEDVGLATVYRVLTQFESAGLVLRHNFEGGHAVFELATDDHHDHMVCAQSGKVIEFCDPVIERRQHEIAEEHGFELIDHSLTLYVKPKK from the coding sequence ATGGTCCAAGAAAATCATGAGCTGCGTAAAGCGGGTCTAAAAGTTACTCTGCCTCGCGTTAAAATTCTTAATATGCTCGAAAATGCAGATGAACACCATATGAGTGCTGAAGATGTATATAAAGCATTGTTGGATGCCGGAGAAGATGTTGGCTTAGCGACGGTTTATCGAGTATTAACCCAGTTTGAAAGTGCGGGTTTGGTGTTGCGCCATAACTTTGAGGGTGGGCACGCAGTATTTGAATTGGCTACCGATGATCATCATGATCATATGGTGTGTGCTCAATCTGGTAAGGTGATTGAATTTTGTGACCCTGTCATTGAGCGCAGGCAACATGAAATTGCGGAAGAGCATGGTTTTGAGCTAATAGACCATAGCCTTACTCTTTACGTAAAACCTAAAAAATAG
- a CDS encoding outer membrane protein assembly factor BamE, with product MQKIRFKLLTPMLILMLSTSVVSTTGCSFPGVYKINIQQGNIITQDMLDQLKPGMNKRQVHFVLGNPLLDNVFDDTVESYAYTYQYAGGKTKQQLITVYFDEDKYTHYTGELLEDNPAY from the coding sequence ATGCAAAAAATCCGTTTCAAATTACTTACACCCATGCTCATTTTAATGCTGAGCACTTCCGTAGTTAGCACAACTGGCTGTTCATTTCCGGGTGTTTATAAGATCAACATACAACAGGGCAACATTATTACCCAAGATATGTTAGATCAACTAAAACCAGGCATGAACAAACGCCAAGTACACTTTGTTCTGGGTAACCCTTTGCTAGACAATGTATTTGATGACACAGTCGAGAGTTACGCATACACCTACCAGTATGCAGGTGGCAAAACCAAGCAGCAACTTATTACAGTATACTTTGATGAAGACAAGTATACTCACTACACCGGTGAACTATTAGAAGACAACCCGGCTTACTAA
- a CDS encoding RnfH family protein — MGVNKVKVEVAYATPEEQKIVVVDVLPGTSMYDAVVQSGIANMFPQIDIDADKMGIFGKAVKNPKDHELREGDRVEIYRPLIIDPKQARLNRAAKK, encoded by the coding sequence ATGGGCGTTAATAAGGTTAAAGTTGAGGTTGCTTACGCAACGCCAGAAGAACAGAAGATTGTTGTTGTTGATGTGCTGCCGGGGACATCTATGTATGACGCTGTTGTGCAGTCTGGTATTGCTAATATGTTTCCTCAGATCGATATAGATGCAGATAAAATGGGGATTTTTGGCAAGGCGGTTAAGAATCCTAAAGATCATGAGCTAAGAGAAGGGGATAGGGTCGAGATATACAGGCCGCTTATTATCGACCCCAAACAGGCTCGACTCAATAGAGCGGCTAAGAAGTAG
- a CDS encoding type II toxin-antitoxin system RatA family toxin, translated as MAHSIDRSALVFHSSERMYNIVNDISSYPAFLPWCSDALILSHDDREMVATLGVAKGSMRQQFTTRNCFVQHNEIKMELVEGPFRYLSGVWQFKPLETTACKVMLKLDFDFDNQLAKMALASIFNQAANTMVDAFCKRANEVYGR; from the coding sequence GCTCATAGTATTGATCGCAGTGCGCTAGTATTTCACTCATCAGAGCGCATGTATAATATCGTAAATGATATTTCTTCTTATCCTGCTTTTCTTCCTTGGTGTTCGGATGCTCTGATTTTATCTCATGATGACAGAGAAATGGTCGCGACGTTAGGGGTGGCAAAGGGGTCGATGAGGCAGCAGTTTACGACGCGTAACTGTTTTGTTCAGCATAATGAAATAAAAATGGAACTTGTTGAAGGGCCGTTTCGATACCTATCGGGAGTCTGGCAGTTCAAACCACTAGAAACGACAGCCTGCAAGGTGATGTTAAAGTTAGATTTTGACTTTGATAATCAATTGGCAAAAATGGCGTTAGCTTCGATATTCAATCAAGCGGCAAACACAATGGTCGATGCATTTTGTAAGCGAGCGAATGAGGTTTATGGGCGTTAA